The stretch of DNA gcTACTCTGacggggtggtggtgggggagaggCCGTGGACTCATAGAGGGAAACCACATCTACAGTGAGTAATACACTTCCTGTTTGCTGACGTcacttcctgtcctcctcctctctgtcatggcTACTCTGAcgggggtggtggtggggagaggCCGTGGACTCAGGGAAACCACATCTACAGTGAGTAATACACTTCCTGTTTGCTGGCGTcacttcctgtcctcctcctctctgtcatggcTACTCTgacaggggtggtggtgggggagagaggccGTGGACTCAAAGGGAAACCACATCTACAGTGAGTAATACACAAACACTTCCTGTTTGCTGGCGTCACTTCCTgttctcttgtcctctcccttctctagACAACAAGGGCTGTGGTGTGTGGTTGATGTCCTCCAGCCTCCCTCAGCTGTTGGgaaactacattacccacaaccGCATGTATGGGCTGGCCGTGTTCTGCCGGAAGGACCCTGACGGGGGGCGGGACCAGGGAAGCGGGGCAGGAGAACTTCCATGAGGAAGGAGAGCTGCTGGCGTGGGAAGGTGACCTTGACAGCGAGGACGAGCGTCTCTCCGCCCGGCGCTCCATCAGCACGGCTCTGGTGGAGGGAAACTGCATTAGCCGCAATGGAGGNNNNNNNNNNNNNNNNNNNNNNNNNNNNNNNNNNNNNNNNNNNNNNNNNNNNNNNNNNNNNNNNNNNNNNNNNNNNNNNNNNNNNNNNNNNNNNNNNNNNAAATGACCCCCTAACCCCTGGAAATGACCTCCAACCCTTCTAGAAATGACCCCAACCCCTAGAAATGACCCCAACTCCTGGAAATGACCCCAACCCCGGTAACACCTCGACCCCTCACAACAATCTCACTGAAATGACCCCCAACCTGGAAATGACCCTCAACCCTGGAAGTGACACCCTAACCCTGGAAATGACCCTCAACTTCCCCTGGAAATGACCCCCAACCCCTGGAAATGATCCCCCAACCCCTGGAAATGACCCCCAACCCCTGGAAATGACCCCCAACCCCTGGAAATGACCCCAACCCAGGAAATGACCCCCAACCCAGGAAATGACCAATCAACTAGCTTGGATGACATTCAATATAAACATGACAGTCAAAATCACGTATCTGTGTTAAGATATGTATATCTATAGTCCGTACCCTTCAGTATGCTGGCAGTAGGACACCATGAGTTCCACAGCCAGGGCTCCTGCTATCATGGCCAGGCCTGGACGACTCACTGTACACTGCTGGTCCAGGGTCCGGTCTCTGGtggactgatacaaacaacaacaacatcaacaacaacaacaacaacaacaacgaggtctagggtctggtggactgacacaaaacaacatcaacaacatcagcaacaacaacaacgacgagatgtcaggggcctgttgcacaaaagtagaattaagacatccgggataaatgactaagctgagctcaatgaagccaaaacatgtgcgtccaggcttaattggttgcacaaagaccaagccaggatgagcagacacggattcattaagccaggtgaaaccaatcctggataggtgcgcgctcacggctcactcaaatagaccccgccacagatcacagattaactgatttaccatggcaactagagccgcgtacttttccccgtcggaagcacaaatcctcatggaggcatacgaggaggtaaaagatataattaagaagaaaggcaacaccgccacagtgataaagcaaagagaaaaagcgtggcaaagtattgcagaccgcctgaatgcgtaagtagtgcacaattacacactcaccgctccgctgaaacatcacaattacaattcaaatatttaattcacatctccaaaaacgcagttgtactgtaattatgaaacggttaaatttttaattgaaatgcactgcagatatAGTGAAATTATtgtaaagtaagtccatcacactgtataaagctatgataaattattattaaagcccacattattatttaacgttactacgctcagtacggtttaatcttagccgttgtactctgcATCTTATGTTGTCACgttttttgtgtttctcctgctttcattaatgtaaagctgctttgacagaatgaaacaattgtgaaaagtgctatataaatcaaatttaattgaataaatagatgagctataataataatcactttaatttatatagcgcctttcaaagagacccaaggtcggttgctcactgcactgcaaaaatgtctttcttacttgagtatttttgtcttgttttcagtaaaaaaatatctaaaaacatcttgaatattttcttgagcaaaattacctaggaaaataagcaaaaaaatctgccagtgatgtgcattgattggtgtaatattcctcatcttatgatttcagatggtctgcaatgctgactgtgtgatcagcaatgttgtggcaaaatggcctggctcagtccatgactccagaatctttcgggcctctgaaatctatcagtgcctatcacaaggtaagccacacaaccctatttataaccatcatggctgtgtcaagaatatcactgtgtttatgaggtagtaatgatgagattttgtgttgacaggtgaattctctggtgtgttgctgggagacagggggtatggctgccagccttttctcctgacacctttcacagacccccaggaagcacagcaggcctacaaccatgcccatgccaggaccagggccagagttgaaatgacctttggcctcctgaaggcacgctttcactgccttcacaaattaaggagtcagccctgttagggcatgtgatattactgtggcttgtgctgtcctccacaatgtggcctgcctgaggaaggagagggcccccagagtgccaccagccatggactgggacaatccggcaatcttccccctgatgacgacagtggtcggctgctgagggaccaatatgtgttgaattattttagttagtatgtgtgctttcaattttggttaaatatgtcctgcggtggcagaggaatttggtttttttgggttcgtttttttacgaatttggcctcttatgatgtttgtgcggtatactgtgtgtaatacaaggctgcagggaggctactgcatccattcatttgtctgttcagttgatgtgtatggatttgtcctgcatttattttagtgtgcagacatgcagggtgtgttatatacagacctttgaatgtgtatgtatcattttgtataatatgcttggattctgtgctttccatcttgtagagtcactgtgacttcagtttcgaaaggagctgatggtttacctgctttgttttgtccttattcaataaaggaacataatgttacacattgtgtttttatattcatatggaatgtgtatttgtttatatgacagagtactagggccacactgaagaaaaaggataaagtcataaatttatgaggctggttctttctgcagaaaagctacatattgtttttttacagttttgatacttatgacaatgtgatacttaatattctggcacatcagcatgtctttgtttatgaaaccatactgaagtacaatttcacgaaatgccccgcatctgtcattttaacaactgtcctcctttaaaacaactggttacaatattatgacttgtcttttttttcctctgtggccctaatattctatcattttatatatagtctatgggaaactgtaaattatctaatgatagcaacatctaaaaatcattttttatccaaaatcattgaaattaatgatcacaaacgtttaaataatgacagtgggtctagttatatgtgataacaatgtatagtgagcagtgaaataactattggtttccatttgtggtgactgctgactgacattagggggatgagattaaatagatcctggaatttagcctggtctggagcaggctagctccacagaataaatctccatggtaatttataccataacatatcctcctgccccctatccatctttagtgcaaccggattacggatcaattgagccaggatcaccaagatatcctggcttaatcccttatcctagttttgtgcaacaggcccctggtggactgatacaaacaacatcaacaacaagaggtccagggtctggtggactgatacaaacaacaacaacaacaagaggtccagggtctggtggactgatacaaacaacaacatcaacaacaacaagaggtccagggtctagtggactgatacaaacaacaacaacaacaacatcaacaacaagaggtccagggtctggtgactgatacaaacaacaacatcaacaacaagtcagggtctggtggactgatacaaacaacaacaacaagaggtccagggtctggtggactgatacaaacaacaacatcaacaacatcaacaacaagaggtccagggtctggtggactgataaaaacaacaacatcaacaacatcaacaagtccagggtctggtggactgatacaaacaacaataacaacaagaggtgcagggtctggtggactgatacaaacaacaacaacaagtccagggtctggtggactgatacaaacaacatcaacaacaacatcaacaacaagaggtccagggtctggtggactgatacaaacaacaacatcaacaacaagaggtccagggtctggtggactgatacaaacaacatcaacatcaacaagaggtccagggtctggtggactgatacaaacaacaacatcaacaacaacaagtccagggtctggtggactgatacaaacaacaacatcaacaacaacaagtccagggtctggtggactgatacaaacaacaacatcaacaacaacatcaacaacaagaggtccagggtctggtgaactgatacaaacaacaacatcaacaacaagaggtccagggtctggtgaactgatacaaacaacaacaagtccagggtctggtggactgatacaaacaacaacatcaacaacaacatcaacaacaacatcaacaacaagaggtccagggtctggtgaactgatacaaacaacaacatcaacaacaagaggtccagggtctggtgaactgatacaaacaacaacatcaacaacaacaagtccagggtctggtggactgatacaaacaacaacatcaacaacaacatcaacaacaacatcaacaacaagaggTGCAGGGTCTGGTGaactgatacaaacaacaacatcaacaacaagaggtccagggtctggtggactgatacaaacaacaacaacaacatcaacaacaagaggtccagggtctggtggactgatacaaacaacaacatcaacaacaacaagtccagggtctggtggactgatacaacaacaacaacaagaggtccagggtctggtggactgatacaaacaacaacatcaacaacatcaacaacaagaggtccagggtctggtggactgataaaaacaacaacatcaacaacatcaacaagtccagggtctggtggactgatacaaacaacaataacaacaagaggcagggtctggtggactgatacaaacaacaacaacaagtccagggtctggtggactgacaggcaaacaacatcaacaacaacatcaacaacaagaggtccagggtctggtggactgatacaaacaacaacatcaacaacaagaggtccagggtctggtggactgGATATaaacaacatcaacatcaacaagaggtccagggtctggtggactgatacaaaaacaacatcaacaacaacaagtccAGGGTCTGtggactgatacaaacaacaacatcaacaacaacaagtccAGGGTCTGGTaactgatacaaacaacaacatcaacaacaacatcaacaacaacatcaacaacaagaggtccagggtctggtgaactgatacaaacaacatcaacaacaagaggtccagggtctggtgaactgatacaaacaacaacatcaacaacaacaagtccagggtctggtggactggatacaaacaacaacatcaacaacaacatcaacaacaacatcaacaacaagaggtccagggtctggtgaactgatacaaacaacaacatcaacaacaagaggtccagggtctggtgaactgatacaaacaacaacatcaacaacaacaagtccagggtctggtggactgatacaaacaacaacatcaacaacaacatcaacaacatcaacaacaagaggTGCAGGGTCTGGTGAACTGGatacaacaacatcaacaacaagaggtccagggtctggtggactgatacaaacaacaacaacaacatcaacaacaagaggtccagggtctggtggactggatacaaaacaacaacaacaacatcaacaacaagaggTCCAGGTCTGGTGaactgatacaaacaacaacatcaacaacaagaggtccagggtctggtggactggatacaaacaacaacaacaacatcaacaacaagaggtccagggtctggtggactgataaaacaacaacaacaacatcaacaacaagaggtccagggtctggtgaactgatacaaacaacaacatcaacaacaacaagaggtccagggtctggtggactgatacaaacaacaacaacaacatcacaacaagaggtccagggtctggtggactgatacaaacaacaacaacaagaggtccaggtctggtggactgatacaaacaacaacatcaacaacatcaacaacaacaagtccAGGGTCTGTGACTGATGGgcaaacaacaacatcaacaacaagaggTCCAGGTCTGtggactgatacaaacaacaacatcaacaacaagaggtccagggtctggtggactgatacaaacaacaacaacaagaggtccagggtctggtggactgatacaaacaacaacaacaacatcaacaagaGTCCAGGGTCTGTGactgataaacaacaacaacaagaggtccaggtctggtggactgatacaaacaacaacaacaagaggtccagggtctggtggactgatacaaacaacaacatcaacaacatcaacaacaacaacaagtccAGGTCTGGTTCTGGTGGACTGATAACAACAACagaggtccagggtctggtggactgatacaaacaacaacatcaacaacatccaacaacaacaacaagtccAGGGTCTGGTCTCTGGTGGACtgatataaacaacaacaacaacaagaggtccagggtctggtggactgatacaaacaacaacatcaacaacatcaacaacaacaagtccAGGGTCTGGTCTCTGGTGGACtgatataaacaacaacaacaacgaggtccagggtctggtggactgatacaaacaacaacatcaacaacatcaacaacaacaagtccAGGGTCTGGTCTCTGGTGGACtgatataaacaacaacaacaagtccagggtctggtggactgatacaaacaacaacatcaacaacaagaggtccagggtctggtggactgatacaaacaacaacatcaacaacaagaggtccagggtctggtggactgatacaaacaacaacaacaagaggtccagggtctggtggactgatacaaacaacaacaacaacatcaacaacaagaggtccagggtctggtggactgatacaaacaacaacaacaagaggtccagggtctggtggactgatacaaacaacaacaacaagaggtccagggtctggtggactgatacaaacaacaacatcaacaacatcaacaacaacaacacaagtcCAGGGTCTGGTCTCTGGTGGATTGatataaacaacaacagaggtccagggtctggtggactgatacaaacaacaacatcaacaacatcaacaacaacaacaacaagtccAGGGTCTGGTCTCTGGTGGACtgatataaacaacaacaacaacaagaggtccagggtctggtggactgatacaaacaacaacatcaacaacaacaagtccAGGGTCTGGTCTCTGGTGGACtgatataaacaacaacaacaacaagaggtcCAGGGTCCGGCTGAACATTTTTTTGTCTCGTGTTACTGTGTTAACAAAGATCATTTTTCAGTTGATGCACAATAATAGCTTTTTGAATTTGAAAGGCTCTCTCACATCTCCGtgggcaacaacaacaacaacaacaacaacaacaacaaggcgTCTTACGTCTCCGGGGCGACAACGTCGTTACAGAAGTAGCATCCGAGGCGGTGTCCGGggatgttggagaacagagaggcTGCTGGGAGCTGGGCGGGCTCGGCCGGcgtggaggagaggatgaggcggaggaggaagaggaagggtcgGAGGAGTCTCCTGGTCCACAGAGTTTAGGTTTCTTCAGACCGTGTCTCATCACCACAAAGGTGTCAAAGCCCAGGGCAGAATTCACTACCAactggatagggagggagggagggagggagggagggagggagggagggagagagagagggagggagagagagaggggggagcgagagaggggggagcgagaaggagggagagaaggagggagagaggataacaTTAAATGACCTCTCCCCCTAAGCTAAACACATATA from Oncorhynchus keta strain PuntledgeMale-10-30-2019 chromosome 21, Oket_V2, whole genome shotgun sequence encodes:
- the LOC127910538 gene encoding ubiquitin-like modifier-activating enzyme ATG7, whose product is MSQARQDVEHLEKLISEHDVVFLLMDTRESRWLPTVIAASNRKLVVNSALGFDTFVVMRHGLKKPKLCGPGDSSDPSSSSSASSSPPRRPSPPSSQQPLCSPTSPDTASDATSVTTLSPRRHVREPFKFKKLLLCIN